A stretch of Streptomyces vietnamensis DNA encodes these proteins:
- a CDS encoding GNAT family N-acetyltransferase translates to MSDLEIRPATAEDLPAIVAMLADDPLGAQRESPDDLAPYLTAFERLANDPNQHVVVAVREDKVVGTLQLTVIPGLSRRGTTRSIIEGVRIHADERGSGLGTQLIEWAVAESGRQGCRLVQLTSDVTRTDAHRFYERLGFEASHVGFKKTL, encoded by the coding sequence ATGAGCGATCTTGAGATACGCCCCGCCACCGCGGAGGACCTTCCGGCCATCGTCGCGATGCTCGCCGACGACCCCCTGGGCGCACAGCGCGAGTCCCCCGACGACCTCGCCCCGTACCTCACCGCCTTCGAGCGCCTCGCGAACGACCCGAACCAGCACGTGGTCGTGGCCGTCCGCGAGGACAAGGTCGTCGGCACCCTCCAGCTGACGGTCATCCCGGGGCTCTCCCGCCGGGGCACCACCCGCTCGATCATCGAGGGCGTCCGTATCCATGCCGACGAGCGCGGCAGCGGTCTCGGGACGCAGCTCATCGAATGGGCCGTCGCGGAGTCCGGCCGCCAGGGCTGCCGGCTCGTCCAGCTGACCTCCGACGTCACCCGCACCGATGCCCACCGCTTCTACGAGCGCCTGGGCTTCGAGGCCTCCCACGTGGGCTTCAAGAAGACCCTCTGA
- a CDS encoding serine hydrolase domain-containing protein codes for MTTSFEALLPGTERALLHRVAVAQSEGRTPSFVGAVVRDGALVWSGSRSCVDGHAPDADTQFRIGSITKVFTAVLVMRLRDEGLLGLDDPLERHLKGTGVGEVTIAQLLTHSGGLAAETPGAWWERSSATLRPELSDVLGEKPFLQSPGRRHHYSNPGYTLLGSLVEAVRGVSWEEALRREILEPLGMDRTTVDPVAPHAGGWAVHPWADVMLPEPSEDLGLMAPAGQLWSTAADLARFAAFLAAGDERVLAPSSVEEMRAPASPAGEGDWEGGYGLGLQLLRKDGRTLVGHTGSLPGFVACVWVSVEDGLAGIALSNATSGPLTAAVAADLVRIVAEAEPRFPEPWRPLPEAEVDEELLSLTGPWYWGTYAYGLRLGPERSVVLEPLRGAGRRARFRALPEGGWVGLNGYYAGETLRAVRRADGSVSHLDLGSFVFTREPYEPRDAVPGGVDEAGWRGL; via the coding sequence ATGACGACATCATTCGAAGCCTTGTTGCCCGGGACCGAGCGGGCTCTGCTGCACCGTGTCGCGGTGGCCCAGTCCGAGGGGCGGACGCCCTCCTTCGTGGGGGCGGTCGTCCGCGACGGAGCGCTGGTGTGGAGCGGCTCCCGCAGCTGTGTGGACGGCCACGCGCCCGACGCGGACACCCAGTTCAGGATCGGCTCGATCACCAAGGTGTTCACCGCCGTGCTCGTGATGCGGCTGCGGGACGAGGGCCTGCTCGGGCTCGACGATCCGCTGGAGCGGCACCTCAAGGGAACGGGCGTCGGCGAGGTGACGATCGCTCAACTCCTGACCCACAGCGGCGGTCTCGCCGCCGAGACCCCCGGCGCGTGGTGGGAGAGGTCCTCCGCCACGCTGCGCCCCGAGCTCTCCGACGTCCTGGGGGAGAAGCCCTTCCTCCAGTCGCCGGGGCGCCGGCACCACTACTCCAACCCCGGCTACACGCTGCTCGGTTCACTCGTCGAGGCGGTCCGGGGAGTGTCCTGGGAGGAAGCGCTCCGGCGCGAGATCCTGGAGCCGCTGGGGATGGACCGCACGACCGTCGACCCCGTCGCCCCGCACGCGGGCGGCTGGGCCGTCCACCCCTGGGCCGACGTCATGCTGCCCGAGCCGTCCGAGGACCTCGGCCTGATGGCGCCGGCCGGGCAGCTCTGGTCGACGGCCGCCGACCTCGCCCGGTTCGCCGCCTTCCTCGCGGCGGGGGATGAGCGGGTGCTCGCCCCGTCGTCCGTGGAGGAGATGCGCGCCCCGGCCTCCCCGGCCGGGGAGGGCGACTGGGAGGGGGGCTACGGGCTCGGTCTCCAGCTGCTGCGCAAGGACGGCCGCACCCTGGTCGGCCACACCGGCTCCCTCCCGGGCTTCGTCGCCTGCGTATGGGTGAGCGTGGAGGACGGCCTCGCGGGGATCGCCCTCTCCAACGCCACCTCGGGCCCGCTGACGGCGGCGGTGGCCGCCGATCTCGTACGGATCGTGGCGGAGGCGGAGCCGAGGTTCCCGGAGCCGTGGCGGCCCCTTCCCGAGGCCGAGGTCGACGAGGAACTGCTGTCCCTCACGGGGCCTTGGTACTGGGGGACGTACGCCTACGGCCTTCGGCTCGGTCCCGAGCGGAGCGTGGTGCTCGAACCCCTGCGGGGCGCCGGTCGACGGGCCCGCTTCCGCGCGCTGCCCGAGGGCGGTTGGGTCGGGCTGAACGGCTACTACGCGGGGGAGACGCTCAGGGCGGTGCGGCGCGCCGACGGCAGCGTGAGCCATCTCGACCTCGGGTCGTTCGTCTTCACGCGGGAGCCGTACGAGCCGCGGGACGCGGTTCCGGGCGGTGTGGACGAGGCCGGCTGGCGCGGTCTCTGA
- a CDS encoding MarR family winged helix-turn-helix transcriptional regulator → MTATDPALTALSQRWCALSLLHGRIESHLERALESGHGLSVREYSLLDVLSRQHSGPGGHLQMKQVADAVVLSQSATTRLVTRLEDRGLLTRYLCATDRRGIYTDVTEAGLKLLEEARPTNDSALREALDEAAKNPELAPLVQVVEGVGAPV, encoded by the coding sequence ATGACCGCGACGGACCCCGCACTCACCGCGCTCTCCCAGCGCTGGTGCGCCCTCTCCCTGCTGCACGGCAGGATCGAGTCCCACCTCGAGCGCGCCCTGGAGTCCGGCCACGGTCTGAGCGTGCGGGAGTACTCGCTGCTCGACGTCCTCAGCCGCCAGCACAGCGGCCCCGGCGGCCACCTCCAGATGAAGCAGGTCGCCGACGCCGTCGTGCTCAGCCAGAGCGCCACCACCCGGCTCGTCACCCGGCTCGAGGACCGTGGCCTGCTCACCCGGTACCTCTGCGCCACCGACCGGCGCGGCATCTACACCGATGTGACCGAGGCCGGCCTCAAACTCCTCGAAGAGGCCCGCCCCACCAACGACAGCGCGCTCCGCGAGGCCCTCGACGAAGCCGCGAAGAACCCGGAGCTGGCGCCGCTGGTCCAGGTCGTGGAGGGCGTGGGCGCGCCCGTATGA
- a CDS encoding HAD family hydrolase, which yields MFHVKPSNPRTRRLHLFDLDGTLIRGSAAAVEISRQLGLVDEIAALEEGFLRGLTPDEFAVRARELWSALTPEQVAAAFDGAPWLAGIREVWADIRARGDRCAVISLSPDFFVERLLDWGVDTTHGSLWPAVPFTEAIHRPGILDARAKVRIARELCAGYGVDPVDCVAYGDSMSDAELFAIVPETVAVNADHHLAGLSRHSYSGGDLREAYALVRNSAA from the coding sequence GTGTTTCACGTGAAACCCTCGAACCCCCGAACGCGCCGGCTGCACCTCTTCGATCTCGACGGCACCCTGATCCGGGGCTCGGCCGCCGCGGTGGAGATCTCCCGGCAACTGGGCCTGGTCGACGAGATCGCCGCCCTGGAGGAGGGCTTCCTGCGGGGGCTCACACCGGACGAGTTCGCCGTCCGGGCCCGCGAGCTGTGGTCCGCGCTCACCCCGGAGCAGGTCGCGGCGGCCTTCGACGGGGCGCCCTGGCTGGCGGGCATCCGCGAGGTCTGGGCGGACATCCGGGCCCGGGGAGACCGCTGCGCGGTCATCTCCCTCTCGCCCGACTTCTTCGTCGAGCGGCTCCTCGACTGGGGCGTCGACACGACGCACGGCTCGCTCTGGCCGGCCGTCCCGTTCACCGAGGCGATCCACCGGCCGGGCATTCTCGACGCGCGGGCGAAGGTGCGGATCGCGCGGGAGCTCTGTGCGGGGTACGGAGTGGACCCGGTCGACTGCGTCGCGTACGGGGACTCGATGTCCGACGCGGAGCTCTTCGCGATCGTGCCGGAGACCGTGGCGGTGAACGCGGACCACCATCTTGCCGGGCTCTCCCGCCACAGCTACTCCGGAGGGGACCTGCGCGAGGCCTACGCGTTGGTCCGAAACAGCGCAGCCTAG
- the dnaB gene encoding replicative DNA helicase: MSVPEPMDDPWADSGPSDRLPTRTRGEGRGRGRGRDDQHERGGEGPWDGGLSGFERVPPQDLDAEQSVLGGMLLSKDAIADVVEIIKGNDFYKPAHETVYAAILDLYAKGEPADPITVGAELTKRGEITRVGGASYLHTLVQSVPTAANASYYAEIVHERAVLRRLVEAGTKITQMGYAADGDVDEIVNSAQAEIYAVTEQRTTEDYLPLGDIMEGALDEIEAIGSRSGEMTGVPTGFTDLDSLTNGLHPGQMIIIAARPAMGKSTLALDFARAASIKHNLPSVIFSLEMGRNEIAMRLLSAEARVALHHMRSGTMTDEDWTRLARRMPDVSQAPLYIDDSPNLSMMEIRAKCRRLKQRNGLKLVIIDYLQLMQSGGSKRQESRQQEVSDMSRNLKLLAKELELPVIALSQLNRGPEQRTDKKPMVSDLRESGSIEQDADMVILLHREDAYEKESPRAGEADIIVGKHRNGPTATITVAFQGHYSRFVDMAQT, encoded by the coding sequence GTGAGCGTTCCCGAGCCCATGGACGACCCTTGGGCCGACAGCGGACCGAGCGACCGACTGCCCACCCGTACCCGGGGCGAAGGGCGCGGCCGTGGCCGCGGCCGCGACGACCAGCACGAGCGGGGCGGCGAAGGTCCCTGGGACGGCGGGCTCTCCGGCTTCGAGCGCGTCCCCCCGCAGGACCTCGACGCCGAGCAGTCCGTCCTCGGCGGCATGCTCCTCTCCAAGGACGCCATCGCGGACGTCGTGGAGATCATCAAGGGCAACGACTTCTACAAGCCCGCGCACGAGACCGTCTACGCGGCGATCCTCGACCTGTACGCCAAGGGCGAGCCGGCCGACCCGATCACGGTCGGCGCCGAGCTCACCAAGCGCGGCGAGATCACCCGTGTCGGCGGCGCCTCCTACCTCCACACCCTGGTCCAGTCGGTACCGACCGCGGCCAACGCCTCGTACTACGCGGAGATCGTCCACGAGCGCGCGGTCCTGCGCCGGCTCGTGGAGGCCGGCACCAAGATCACGCAGATGGGCTACGCGGCCGACGGGGACGTCGACGAGATCGTGAACTCGGCCCAGGCCGAGATCTACGCGGTCACCGAGCAGCGCACCACCGAGGACTACCTGCCGCTCGGCGACATCATGGAGGGGGCGCTCGACGAGATCGAGGCGATCGGCTCCCGCAGCGGCGAGATGACGGGTGTGCCCACCGGCTTCACCGACCTCGACTCGCTCACCAACGGACTGCACCCCGGTCAGATGATCATCATCGCGGCCCGTCCCGCCATGGGTAAGTCGACGCTCGCCCTGGACTTCGCCCGTGCGGCCTCCATCAAGCACAACCTGCCCAGCGTCATCTTCTCCCTCGAAATGGGCCGCAACGAGATCGCGATGCGTCTGCTCTCGGCCGAGGCCCGGGTCGCGCTCCACCACATGCGCTCCGGCACGATGACCGACGAGGACTGGACGCGTCTGGCCCGCCGGATGCCGGACGTCTCCCAGGCCCCGCTGTACATCGACGACTCCCCGAACCTGTCGATGATGGAGATTCGCGCGAAGTGCCGCCGGCTCAAGCAGCGCAACGGCCTCAAGCTCGTCATCATCGACTATCTGCAGCTCATGCAGTCGGGCGGTTCCAAGCGGCAGGAGAGCCGTCAGCAAGAGGTCTCCGACATGTCGCGAAACCTGAAGCTCCTCGCCAAGGAGCTGGAACTGCCGGTGATCGCGCTCTCCCAGCTGAACCGTGGTCCCGAACAGCGCACCGACAAGAAGCCGATGGTCTCCGACCTGCGTGAGTCCGGCTCGATCGAGCAGGACGCCGACATGGTCATCCTGCTGCACCGCGAGGACGCCTACGAGAAGGAGTCCCCACGCGCGGGCGAGGCGGACATCATCGTGGGCAAGCACCGTAACGGCCCGACGGCCACGATCACCGTGGCCTTCCAGGGTCACTACTCGCGCTTCGTGGACATGGCACAGACCTGA
- a CDS encoding globin domain-containing protein, protein MMDAPTTTTDDRESPAADGKEPRISEGPSADAVLVRRTLAEIAPVADRVTSYFYALLFTHHPELREMFPVAMDTQRDRLLKALLTAAEHMDDVPVLTAYLENLGRGHRKYGTRATHYPAVGEALIGALVRYAEKSWDEETEAAWVRTYTTISQIMIDAAAEDERSAPAWWQAEVVSHDLRTPDIAVVTLRPDRPYPFLAGQYTTLETPWWPRIWRHYSFASAPRPDGLLSLHVKAVPAGWVSNALVHRARPGDVLRLGPPAGSMTVDHSTDTGLLCMGGGTGIAPIKALVEDVAEHGDRRPVDVFYGARSGHDLYDIDTMLRLQKTFPWLSVHPVTEEQGRLPEAVCRYGPWNERDAYLSGPLDMVRCGVDALRGAGVPSDRIRHDFLTELAPAAG, encoded by the coding sequence ATGATGGATGCTCCGACCACCACGACGGACGACCGGGAGTCCCCGGCGGCGGACGGGAAGGAACCCCGGATATCCGAGGGACCCTCCGCCGATGCCGTTCTCGTCCGTCGCACCCTGGCGGAGATCGCACCGGTCGCCGACCGGGTGACCTCGTACTTCTACGCCCTGCTCTTCACCCACCACCCCGAGCTGCGCGAGATGTTCCCCGTGGCCATGGACACCCAGCGGGACCGGCTCCTGAAGGCCCTCCTGACGGCGGCCGAGCACATGGACGACGTCCCGGTCCTCACCGCGTACCTGGAGAACCTCGGTCGGGGGCACCGGAAGTACGGGACCCGGGCCACCCACTACCCGGCCGTCGGCGAGGCCCTCATCGGCGCGCTCGTGCGGTACGCGGAGAAGAGCTGGGACGAGGAGACCGAGGCGGCCTGGGTCCGCACGTACACGACGATCTCCCAGATCATGATCGACGCGGCCGCGGAGGACGAGCGGAGCGCCCCCGCCTGGTGGCAGGCCGAGGTGGTCTCCCACGATCTGCGCACCCCGGACATCGCCGTCGTCACGCTCAGGCCCGACCGGCCGTACCCCTTCCTCGCCGGGCAGTACACGACCCTGGAGACCCCGTGGTGGCCCCGGATATGGCGCCACTACTCCTTCGCCTCGGCACCCCGGCCGGACGGACTGCTGTCCCTCCACGTCAAGGCCGTCCCGGCCGGCTGGGTGTCCAACGCGCTGGTCCACCGGGCGCGCCCCGGGGACGTGCTGCGGCTCGGTCCGCCGGCCGGCTCCATGACGGTCGACCACTCCACGGACACCGGTCTGCTCTGCATGGGCGGCGGCACCGGGATAGCGCCGATCAAGGCACTGGTCGAGGACGTCGCCGAGCACGGGGACCGGCGCCCGGTCGACGTCTTCTACGGGGCGCGCAGCGGCCACGACCTCTATGACATCGACACGATGCTGCGGCTGCAGAAGACCTTCCCGTGGCTCTCCGTCCACCCGGTCACCGAGGAACAGGGGAGGCTCCCGGAGGCCGTCTGCCGCTACGGCCCCTGGAACGAACGCGACGCCTATCTCTCGGGCCCGCTCGACATGGTCCGCTGCGGGGTCGACGCACTGCGCGGAGCGGGAGTCCCCTCGGACCGCATCCGCCACGACTTCCTCACGGAGCTCGCCCCCGCAGCGGGTTAG
- a CDS encoding LysR family transcriptional regulator gives MDLALLRTFVTVHRAGSFTRAAALLGLSQPAVTSQIRTLERQLGRPLFLRQARGVTPTTVGDELAHRAAPHLDALVEIAETGLAEESGVRTLHLAGPPEFTALRALPALAPLVGQGLAVRASFLGDTEEILDGLAAGHHDLAIATARPRGGLLVSVPLCDEEHVLVAAPRWAARLSPEVLLGTGAVVLEQLPVVEVHESLPFVSRYWASVFETKPAAAATVIAPDLRAVRDVAASGAGLAVLPRYLCEEALERGHLVALLDPPVPPLRTYFLVARTGTLALSPLARAHEELLRAAGNW, from the coding sequence ATGGATCTGGCCCTGCTGCGCACGTTCGTCACGGTGCACCGGGCCGGTTCCTTCACCCGCGCCGCCGCACTCCTCGGCCTCTCCCAGCCCGCCGTCACCAGCCAGATCCGGACCCTCGAACGGCAGTTGGGGCGGCCGCTCTTCCTCAGACAGGCGCGCGGAGTCACCCCCACCACCGTCGGCGACGAACTCGCGCACCGCGCGGCGCCCCATCTGGACGCCCTCGTGGAGATCGCCGAGACCGGTCTCGCCGAGGAGAGCGGGGTGCGCACCCTCCATCTCGCCGGGCCCCCGGAGTTCACCGCGCTGCGCGCGCTGCCCGCCCTCGCCCCGCTGGTCGGCCAGGGGCTCGCCGTGCGGGCCTCCTTCCTCGGCGACACGGAGGAGATCCTCGACGGGCTCGCCGCCGGACACCACGATCTGGCCATCGCCACCGCCCGTCCCCGGGGCGGTCTGCTCGTCTCCGTCCCGCTCTGCGACGAGGAACACGTCCTTGTCGCGGCCCCGCGCTGGGCCGCCAGGCTCTCCCCCGAGGTGCTCCTGGGCACGGGCGCGGTGGTCCTGGAGCAGCTGCCGGTGGTCGAGGTGCACGAGTCGCTGCCCTTCGTCTCCCGCTACTGGGCGAGCGTCTTCGAGACGAAACCGGCGGCCGCCGCCACCGTCATCGCCCCCGACCTGCGGGCCGTGCGGGACGTCGCCGCCTCCGGTGCCGGGCTCGCCGTCCTGCCGCGCTACCTGTGCGAGGAGGCCCTGGAGCGGGGACACCTCGTGGCGCTGCTCGACCCCCCGGTCCCGCCGCTCCGTACCTATTTCCTGGTCGCGCGCACGGGGACGCTCGCACTGTCCCCCTTGGCGCGGGCCCATGAGGAGCTGCTGCGCGCGGCCGGGAACTGGTGA
- a CDS encoding cystathionine gamma-lyase yields the protein MTDQEIGDGTRAVRAGLPEPVKYEPTLPGPVFAAHFHLPGEPTGPYTYGRDENPTWTHLERAIGELEAPGEEGVETLVFASGMAAVSAVLFSQLKAGDAVVVPSDGYQALPLVHEQLRAYGIEVRTAPTGGDAQLSVLDGARLLWIETPSNPGLDVCDIRRLVDEAHAAGALVAVDNTLATPLGQRPLALGADFSVASDTKGMTGHGDILLGHVSCRDPLRAAEVRRWRKIVGAIPGPMEAWLAHRSLATLQLRIDRQCSTALALARALAERADVTGLRYPGLPDDPSHAVAARQMRRFGPVVSFELADRKRADRFLEELRLVDDATSFGGVRSTAERRGRWGGDAVAEGFIRFSVGAEDPEDLIADVLRALDEAGVAG from the coding sequence GTGACGGACCAGGAAATCGGCGACGGCACGCGGGCGGTACGGGCAGGACTGCCCGAGCCCGTGAAGTACGAACCGACCTTGCCGGGGCCGGTCTTCGCGGCCCACTTCCACCTGCCGGGCGAGCCGACCGGCCCGTACACCTACGGCCGCGACGAGAACCCGACCTGGACCCATCTGGAACGGGCGATCGGCGAGCTCGAGGCACCGGGGGAGGAGGGCGTGGAGACGCTGGTGTTCGCGTCCGGCATGGCCGCCGTCTCCGCCGTCCTCTTCTCCCAGCTGAAGGCGGGCGACGCGGTGGTGGTGCCGTCCGACGGCTACCAGGCCCTGCCCCTGGTGCACGAGCAGCTGCGGGCGTACGGCATCGAGGTCCGCACCGCGCCGACCGGCGGCGACGCCCAGCTGTCCGTACTGGACGGGGCCCGGCTGCTGTGGATCGAGACCCCGTCCAACCCCGGTCTCGACGTCTGCGACATCCGACGTCTGGTGGACGAGGCGCACGCGGCCGGGGCGCTCGTCGCCGTCGACAACACCCTCGCCACCCCGCTCGGCCAGCGCCCGCTCGCCCTGGGCGCGGACTTCTCCGTCGCCAGCGACACCAAGGGCATGACCGGGCACGGCGACATCCTGCTCGGCCATGTGAGCTGCCGGGATCCCCTGCGGGCCGCGGAGGTACGACGCTGGCGCAAGATCGTCGGCGCCATCCCCGGCCCCATGGAGGCCTGGCTCGCCCACCGGTCGCTCGCCACGCTCCAGCTGCGGATCGACCGGCAGTGCTCCACCGCGCTGGCCCTGGCGCGGGCGCTCGCCGAGCGCGCGGACGTGACCGGCCTTCGCTACCCCGGACTGCCCGACGATCCCTCGCACGCGGTGGCCGCCCGGCAGATGCGGCGCTTCGGACCGGTGGTCTCCTTCGAACTGGCGGACCGGAAGCGGGCCGATCGGTTCCTGGAGGAGCTGCGGCTCGTCGACGACGCCACCAGCTTCGGCGGCGTGCGCTCCACGGCGGAGCGGCGCGGGCGCTGGGGCGGGGACGCGGTCGCGGAGGGCTTCATCCGCTTCTCGGTCGGAGCCGAGGACCCGGAGGACCTGATCGCCGATGTGCTGCGCGCCCTCGACGAGGCCGGCGTCGCGGGCTGA
- a CDS encoding cupin domain-containing protein, which yields MKAFRLDELEAERAANKGAYLQFLRERNMSVGLYALDAGELDPQRPHGQDEVYFVVSGRAAITVGTETTQVARGSVVYVPAGVEHRFHHISEDLRVMVVFSPPEG from the coding sequence ATGAAGGCATTCCGGCTGGATGAACTGGAGGCGGAGCGCGCCGCGAACAAGGGCGCGTACCTCCAGTTCCTGCGTGAGCGGAACATGTCGGTGGGTCTGTACGCCCTCGACGCGGGGGAGCTCGATCCGCAGCGGCCGCACGGTCAGGACGAGGTGTACTTCGTGGTCAGCGGCCGGGCGGCGATCACGGTCGGGACGGAGACGACCCAGGTGGCGCGCGGCAGCGTGGTCTATGTGCCGGCCGGGGTGGAGCACCGGTTCCACCACATCAGCGAGGACCTGCGGGTCATGGTGGTCTTCTCACCGCCGGAGGGCTGA
- a CDS encoding DUF5326 family protein, translated as MAVREILAGMPWWVKWVAIPLLALFVFGGLITSVLTFVVSLLFKVLLFVALVAGLIYVVRKFSSSARSRQDW; from the coding sequence ATGGCCGTACGGGAGATTCTCGCGGGGATGCCCTGGTGGGTGAAGTGGGTCGCCATACCCCTCCTCGCCCTGTTCGTCTTCGGCGGGCTGATCACCAGCGTCCTGACCTTCGTGGTCAGTCTGCTCTTCAAGGTGCTGCTCTTCGTGGCCCTCGTCGCCGGACTGATCTACGTCGTGCGGAAGTTCAGCTCCTCCGCCAGGTCCCGCCAGGACTGGTAG
- a CDS encoding GNAT family N-acetyltransferase, with amino-acid sequence MPISPASLAQLPIRRLGSEDLLACADLSENRGWLREEHKWGLLLTAGTGYGIDDPDGPGLAACSVVTSYGPGLAAIGMVLVAERYARQGLGRRLMRHVLAESGDTPLTLYATSNGQPLYEQLGFTVTSRAEMVRGHFTFTAPAPDVPVRPATAEDLPAVLRLDHEVFGLDRTHLIARLPAFADHLRVAEEGGEITGFAAAWPNMDTHVIGPLIARDPGTAKALIASLAAATDRPLRTDIDVRHTSLLSWAKENGIDTIATTSVMIRSLPDLPGDWRRRFAPLTVAAG; translated from the coding sequence ATGCCGATTTCCCCCGCCTCCCTCGCACAGCTCCCGATCCGGCGCCTCGGCTCGGAGGACCTCCTCGCCTGCGCCGACCTCTCCGAGAACCGGGGATGGCTCCGCGAGGAACACAAGTGGGGCCTGCTCCTCACCGCCGGCACCGGCTACGGCATCGACGACCCCGACGGTCCTGGCCTCGCCGCCTGCTCCGTGGTCACCTCGTACGGCCCCGGGCTCGCCGCGATCGGCATGGTCCTCGTCGCCGAGCGGTACGCACGCCAGGGCCTGGGACGCCGACTCATGCGGCACGTCCTCGCGGAGTCGGGGGACACCCCGCTCACGCTGTACGCCACGTCCAACGGACAGCCCCTGTACGAGCAGCTGGGCTTCACCGTGACGAGCCGGGCCGAGATGGTGCGCGGGCACTTCACCTTCACCGCGCCCGCCCCGGACGTTCCCGTCCGCCCGGCGACGGCCGAGGACCTCCCGGCGGTCCTGCGCCTGGACCACGAGGTCTTCGGCCTCGACCGCACCCACCTCATCGCCCGGCTCCCCGCGTTCGCGGACCACCTCCGGGTCGCGGAGGAGGGCGGCGAGATCACCGGCTTCGCGGCCGCCTGGCCCAACATGGACACCCATGTCATCGGCCCCCTGATCGCCCGGGACCCCGGCACGGCGAAGGCCCTGATCGCCTCCCTGGCGGCCGCCACCGACCGACCGCTGCGCACGGACATCGACGTGCGGCACACCTCCCTGCTGAGCTGGGCGAAGGAGAACGGCATCGACACGATCGCCACCACGTCGGTGATGATCCGCTCCCTGCCCGACCTCCCCGGCGACTGGCGCCGCCGCTTCGCCCCCCTGACGGTCGCCGCCGGATAG
- a CDS encoding NUDIX domain-containing protein — protein MTERPVIKRTARAILLDGDDLILIKRTKPGMDPYWVTPGGGVEPTDATVVEALHREVLEELGAKITDVVPCFVDTVEHIVDGGVSGVKVQHFFVCRLGSMDPSLRHGPEMEEPIGEYEVVRVPFNRVGIAAVNLVPLSLRHYLDGNIEGVRAMHAPDLG, from the coding sequence ATGACCGAACGGCCCGTGATCAAGCGCACCGCACGCGCCATCCTGCTCGACGGGGACGACCTGATCCTCATCAAGCGGACCAAGCCCGGGATGGATCCCTACTGGGTCACGCCCGGCGGCGGCGTGGAGCCCACCGACGCCACCGTCGTCGAGGCCCTGCACCGCGAGGTGCTCGAAGAGCTCGGCGCGAAGATCACCGATGTGGTGCCCTGCTTCGTCGACACCGTCGAGCACATCGTCGACGGCGGGGTCTCCGGGGTGAAGGTCCAGCACTTCTTCGTGTGCCGGCTCGGCTCCATGGACCCCTCGCTGCGGCACGGCCCCGAGATGGAGGAACCGATCGGCGAGTACGAGGTCGTCCGGGTGCCCTTCAACCGGGTCGGCATCGCCGCCGTGAACCTCGTCCCGCTCTCCCTGCGCCACTACCTCGACGGCAACATCGAGGGCGTCCGCGCGATGCACGCCCCCGACCTGGGCTAA
- a CDS encoding phage holin family protein, translated as MKNFVVKTLANAGALGVAIWLLQDITLTGESTGKKAWTLILVALVFGLVNFLVKPIVKLLTLPLFILTLGLITLVVNALMLLLTSWLSEQLDLSFHVEGFWTAVLGGLIISVVSWALNVVLPDGD; from the coding sequence ATGAAGAATTTCGTCGTCAAGACGCTCGCGAACGCGGGCGCTCTCGGAGTCGCCATCTGGTTGCTCCAGGACATCACCCTGACCGGTGAGAGCACCGGCAAGAAGGCCTGGACCCTCATTCTCGTCGCCCTCGTCTTCGGGCTCGTGAACTTCCTGGTCAAGCCGATCGTCAAGCTGCTGACCCTTCCCCTCTTCATCCTGACCCTCGGTCTGATCACCCTGGTGGTCAACGCCCTGATGCTGCTGCTCACGTCGTGGCTGTCCGAGCAGCTCGACCTCAGCTTCCACGTGGAGGGCTTCTGGACCGCCGTCCTGGGCGGTCTGATCATCTCCGTCGTCTCGTGGGCGCTGAACGTCGTGCTCCCCGACGGCGACTGA